ACGCCTTGTTTTCTTAAGGCTTCAATTTGTACTCCCGCCTTTAATGTTCCAAGACAAACTTGTATTGCAGTTGATGCATAATTTGCGGTTAAAACATTGGAGGTGTTTACAATGGTCGTAATTTCTGGATACTTTTTTGTGAGTGTCATTTTTTCAAAACCTTTTGGAATGATGACAACGCAAGTAGCTTCTTTTTGGATGGCAATCTCAGAAAGATTGTTTTGATCGTATAGAATTGAAGCTATGTGTAGAACTTCATTGTCTTCAAACATCTGAATTGCTTTTGAACTTAATTCGGTACGATCTTGATCTACTACAATTATAGGTAAATCGGTTACTTTACCTTTGCCGTAAACGTAGCCTAATAAAACACCATAGAGTATTGGTGCGCCAATAAAAAGTAATCGAAGCACTTTGTTTTTCCAGAATAATTTGAATTCCCGTTTAAGCAATGAAAAGAAATTTTGCATAGTTAAAGAGATAAGGTAACAGTTGTTTTTGTAATTAAATCTTTTGTCTCGTTGCTATTGGAAGGGGTAATTTTTATTTCGAATAGACTTTCCTGCATTTCGTAATCTGGATAAGCGGTCGCGATATTTCCATAAGCTCCAAGTTGTTTGATTGTACTAATGCTTCCTTTGATATCAGTTTTCTTGTAAGGAACATGTACGGTTACTTCTTGCCCTTTTTTGAATTTTTCTAATTGGCTTTCAGGTATAGTGAATCGGAAGTAGGTGCTATTAGCAATATAGCCATTAAATAAAGTATAACCTGGTAATGCTAGTTCGCCAACTGTTAATGTTATAGTTTCGATGCTCATATCTTGTGGAGCTACTATATAACGTTCTTTATCGGCAGTTTCTACTTCTTGCAAGGCTCCAAGTGCTCTGTCTTGTTGACCAAGTGCCATTGTTTGTTGCTCAATGCGGGCTCCTTTTTTTGCGTCATCTAATTCAGCAATAACAGCATTGTATTGAGCTTGTGCTCCTTGGTATTTAGCAAAAGTTTCGTCATAGGTTTGTTGTGAGATTAAAGAATCTTTAAGCATATTTGTTAACCGTTTTATCGATTTTTGTGCAAATTCATATTGTTCTTTTAATCCCATTTTTTTTGCTTCCAATTGCTTAATTTGGTTTTCAGTTGCTCCTTTTACTGCCATTTTGTATTGTGCTTTTGCTGATATAACAGCTCCTTCAGCCTGATTCTTTTTAGCATCTACTTCTGGAATGTCAAGAATTGCAAGTGTGTCTCCTTTTTGGACAATATCTCCTTCTTTGACAAATATTTTTAAAATTTTGCCAGGAATTTTGCTAACAACAGCAATCTGTTCTTTTTCTATTTTTCCTTGAATCAAATTTTCTTTTTTTTCTTTTCCACAACTAGTAAGGATGAAAATTAAATTGATTATGATAATTGCTTTTTTCATAAAATAGAACTTTTATTTAGATAGTTTTTTTGATAAATCGCCAGTAGTAATTATTGTTTCAATAGCTGCTAATCGTTGATCGATTAAAGTAGTGGTTTTGCTTACAGATGCCTTGTATGAATCATTTTCGGCTTCAAGACGTTCTGATATATTGATAAGGCCTTCTTTGTATTGTTTTATTGCCAAATTTAAATTATTGTCTGCTACTTTTTCTTGTTGTTGAGTAATGTCAATTTTTTGTGTTAGGACACTGTAGTCAACTAAGTTTTTTTCAAGCAGTAATTCTAGTTTTTCTTTAGTGTCATCAATTTGGTTTTGCATCTGCTCAATGTTGATTTTTGCTTCGTGTACTTTATGTTTTCTTTCAAAACCAGAGAACACTTCCCATTTCATAGCAGCACCTACGACCCAGTTATTGCTTATGGTTGCTTCATTTAGTCCTAAATATAAGGCTTGATTTATACCAGTAACTATTGGAGTTGTAGCGTTAGCGTTAAATAGACTTGAATACGAAACGCCTCCAAATGCTCCTAAAGTGGGTAAATAAGTGCCTTTTTCTTTCTTTAGCAAATATTCATATGCAGTTTTAAAAGATTCTAAAGCTTTTATTTCTTGTTTATTTTGAGCATTTAGTTTTTGATCTGTAATTAAATAGGGAACTAAATCATATTTCACATTCTCTATTTCAGGAATAGAATATCCTGTTAAGTATTGAATTTTTTTATAAACTAATTTTCGTTTACCATCCAATTCAATTTTTTTAGATGCTAATTCAAGTGAAGCTAGTTTGATTTTATCTCTATCGTATGGTATTGCTAGACCTTGTTCTATTGCTTTTGTAACACGTTTTGTTTCGGTGTCTAAACGCTTTTCGCTTTCTTTTATAAGTCTATCTATTTCTTTTAGTAGTTCTAATTGGTCAAAGGTATTAATGACATCTTTTATGATTGCATCTTTTTCAGATTCTTTTAAAAACACTGTTCCTTTTGATTTTTCTTGAATTGCTTTGGCTCCGTTTGGAATTTGCATACCACTAAATAAAACGGTTTTTGCCATTACACTTCCGTTAAAAATGTTTCCATAATTTTTAAAAGCAGTTTTCCCATCAAATAAAGGATAGTTCACAATAGGGATAGTCGCAGTAGGAAGATCTACAGTTAGCTTGTTGTCAAAATAGGTGTATAATGCACTTGCTTCGACAGTAGGAATGTATTTGTTCCAGACTCCTTTTTCTTGAAGGTTTAATTTTTCAATATCTAAATCCTTATTTTTTAAAGAAGTACTTTTTTCTATAGCTTTATAAATAGCTCCTTCTAAAGTTGGTGAAACTTCAATTTGAGCATATCCG
The nucleotide sequence above comes from Flavobacterium branchiarum. Encoded proteins:
- a CDS encoding HlyD family secretion protein gives rise to the protein MKKAIIIINLIFILTSCGKEKKENLIQGKIEKEQIAVVSKIPGKILKIFVKEGDIVQKGDTLAILDIPEVDAKKNQAEGAVISAKAQYKMAVKGATENQIKQLEAKKMGLKEQYEFAQKSIKRLTNMLKDSLISQQTYDETFAKYQGAQAQYNAVIAELDDAKKGARIEQQTMALGQQDRALGALQEVETADKERYIVAPQDMSIETITLTVGELALPGYTLFNGYIANSTYFRFTIPESQLEKFKKGQEVTVHVPYKKTDIKGSISTIKQLGAYGNIATAYPDYEMQESLFEIKITPSNSNETKDLITKTTVTLSL
- a CDS encoding TolC family protein; translation: MKKLSPIFFFFLSLTYGYAQIEVSPTLEGAIYKAIEKSTSLKNKDLDIEKLNLQEKGVWNKYIPTVEASALYTYFDNKLTVDLPTATIPIVNYPLFDGKTAFKNYGNIFNGSVMAKTVLFSGMQIPNGAKAIQEKSKGTVFLKESEKDAIIKDVINTFDQLELLKEIDRLIKESEKRLDTETKRVTKAIEQGLAIPYDRDKIKLASLELASKKIELDGKRKLVYKKIQYLTGYSIPEIENVKYDLVPYLITDQKLNAQNKQEIKALESFKTAYEYLLKKEKGTYLPTLGAFGGVSYSSLFNANATTPIVTGINQALYLGLNEATISNNWVVGAAMKWEVFSGFERKHKVHEAKINIEQMQNQIDDTKEKLELLLEKNLVDYSVLTQKIDITQQQEKVADNNLNLAIKQYKEGLINISERLEAENDSYKASVSKTTTLIDQRLAAIETIITTGDLSKKLSK